A single region of the Ptychodera flava strain L36383 chromosome 9, AS_Pfla_20210202, whole genome shotgun sequence genome encodes:
- the LOC139139933 gene encoding pentraxin fusion protein-like translates to MKHLLVLGLIILDCFPLTVVGHNNVAVRKPAFQSSLYRKSTPAGPENAVDGNTDSNWSSRSCTHTVKEQSPWWKVDLQDIYKVDKVVITNRGDCCSQRLVGAVVRVGSWSSIASNTQCGTTVTRDRITKSTTLKFDCSHGTKGSYVSVQLEGQYQYLTLCEVEVYGTLWCQNVAVGKPASQSSLYTLSTPAGPENAVDGNTDSNWSSQSCTHTLKERNPWWRVQLQDTYKVDKVVITNREDCCSQRLVGAVVRVGSSSSIARNTQCGNTVTSDRITKSTTLKFDCSHGTKGCYVSVQLEGQYQYLTLCEVEVYGTL, encoded by the exons TCGTAGGACACAACAATGTTGCAGTTAGAAAACCAGCTTTTCAAAGTAGCCTTTACAGAAAATCGACACCAGCTGGCCCAGAAAATGCCGTTGATGGTAACACAGACAGCAATTGGTCAAGCCGATCGTGTACCCACACTGTCAAGGAACAAAGTCCATGGTGGAAGGTGGATCTTCAGGATATATACAAAGTTGATAAAGTGGTCATTACAAATCGCGGGGACTGCTGCT CGCAACGTTTGGTTGGAGCCGTTGTGCGTGTTGGTTCATGGAGTAGTATAGCGAGCAACACGCAATGTGGAACCACTGTCACCAGAGATAGGATAACCAAGTCGACCACTTTAAAATTCGATTGCAGCCATGGTACAAAGGGGAGCTATGTAAGTGTTCAGCTAGAAGGACAATATCAGTATCTTACATTGTGCGAAGTTGAAGTTTATGGAACATTGT GGTGCCAAAATGTTGCAGTTGGCAAACCAGCTTCTCAAAGCAGCCTTTACACATTATCGACACCAGCTGGCCCAGAGAATGCGGTTGATGGTAACACAGACAGCAATTGGTCGAGCCAATCATGTACCCACACTCTAAAGGAACGGAATCCATGGTGGAGGGTACAGCTTCAGGATACATACAAAGTTGACAAAGTGGTCATTACTAATCGCGAGGACTGCTGCT CGCAACGTTTGGTTGGAGCCGTTGTGCGTGTTGGTTCATCGAGTAGTATAGCTCGCAACACCCAATGTGGAAACACGGTCACCAGTGACAGAATAACCAAGTCGACCACTTTAAAATTCGATTGCAGCCATGGTACAAAGGGGTGCTATGTAAGTGTTCAGCTAGAAGGACAATATCAGTATCTTACATTGTGCGAAGTTGAAGTTTATGGAACATTGT AG